The region GATCGTGGTGTCGGGGTTGAGCTTGGCCCCCGGCTGCGGTGACTGGTCGATCACGTTGCCCTGCGGCACCACGTCGCTCGGCCGCTGGGTGGTCTTGACCCTGAAGCCGGCGTCCTTGATCGCCTTCGTGGCGTCCGCCAGCGTGAGGCCGACGACGCTCGGCACCTCCATCATCTCCTTGGGCACGTACAGCTTGACGAGGGAGCCCTTCTCGACCTCCTCGCCCGCCTTCGGGTCGGTCTCGAATACCTTGCCCTGTGGCTGCCTGGAGACCTTCGCCACGACGCTGGCCTTGAGGCCCATCTCCACGAGCTTCGCCCGGGCCTCGTCCGGCGCCAGGCCGGTCACGTCGGGGATGGAGATCTTCTCCTCGCCCTTCGACACGATGACGGTGACCGTGGAGCCGAGGTCGGCCTCCTCGCCCTCGGCGGGCTCGGTGCTGATGACGGAGCCCTTGGGCACGTCGGCGTTGAACTCGTCGGGCCCGAACTGGACCTTGAAGCCCTTCCCCTCCAGCGCCTGCTTGGCCGCGGCCTTCGTCTGGTTGGTCACCTGCGGGATGGCGACCTTGTCGGCCGTGGACGAGCCGCCGCCGCCCAGGAAGGCGTAGCCGACCCCGATCATCGCGCCGATCACCAGGAGGGGGATCAGGATCCAGGCGGCCGTCTTCAGCGCGGTGTTGCCGCCGCCGCCGCGCCGCCGCCCGTCGTACCGGCCGCCGCGTTCCTCGGGGCCGTAGTCGTACTGGGGGATCGCGCGGGTGCCCTGGGCGGCGGCGCCCGCCGTGGTCATCGTCCGGGTGCGGTCCGGCGCGCCGTACGAGTTGTACTGCTGGGTGGCCGCCGCCATCGTCTGCGGGTCGACGGGCATGCCGGACATCGCCCGCTGGAGGTCGCCGCGCATCTCGGTGGCGCTCTGGTAGCGGTGGACCGGGTCCTTGGCCATGGCCTTCAGCACGATCGCGTCGGCCCACTGGGGGATCTCGGGGTCGATCCGCGACGGCGGGATGGGGTCCTCCCGCACGTGCTGGTAGGCGATGGCGACGGGGGAGTCGCCCGTGAAGGGCGGCTGGCCGGTGAGCAGTTCGTACAGCACGCAGCCGGTCGAGTAGATGTCGCTGCGGGCGTCGACGCGCTCGCCGCGGGCCTGCTCGGGGGAGAGGTACTGCGCGGTGCCGATCACCTGCGCGGTCTGGGTCATCGTGGCCGCGGAGTCGGCCATGGCCCGGGCGATGCCGAAGTCCATGACCTTGACCTCGCCGCTGACCGTCAACATGATGTTGGCCGGTTTGATGTCCCGGTGGACGATGCCGCCCCGGTGGCTGTAGTCGAGTGCCCGCAGGATGCCGTCGACGAGCTCCGAGGCCCGCTCGGGCATCAGCCGCCGGTCGGCGCGCAGCAGGTCGCGCAGCGTCCGTCCGTCGACGAACTCCATGACGATGTACGGCACGGGCGTGTTGTCCATCATGTCCTCGCCGGTGTCGTACACGGCGATGATCGACGGATGGTTGAGCGAGGCGGCCGACTGCGCCTCGCGCCGGAAGCGCGCCTGGAACGTGTGGTCCCTGGCGAGGTCGGAGCGGAGCGTCTTGATGGCGACGACACGGTCCAGCCGGATGTCCCGGGCGCGGTAGACCTCGGCCATGCCGCCACGCCCCACGACGCCGTCGAGCTCGTAGCGTCCGCCGAGTAGTCGTGGCTGAGTCATTTCCTGCACAGTCCCTTGCCGTTCATCGTGGGGTGCCGCCGGTGTCCATCATCGACCTTTTCCTCATCACTCCCCCTCAGCCGGAGGGTTCGTGTCGGGCGGGGGTTCCGTGGGGCGCGGAGTCTCGGTGGCGTCCTTGGCCGGGGTGGACGTCGGTTCCGAGGTCGAGGAAGAGGTCGGGGACGGGTCCGGTTTGGGCGTCCGGGTGGATGGTGCCGACCTGCTTACGGTAGCCGACGGAACGGCGGTCGGGTCCGCCGACGTCCTGCGGGCCGTGGGCCGGTGCGACGGCGGCGCCGCCGTCCTGGACTCCCGGGCCGGCGCCTCGGACGGCGTCGGCGAGGCGGACGGCGAGGTCGCGGGCGCGGTGGCCTCCCCCGTGCCGGGCGGTGTGTCGCCGATGTGCGCGGCGGTGAACGCCAGCACCCCGATGCCGACCGCGGCGGCGCAGCCGGCCGTGGCGAGGATCAGGGCCGCCGGCCGTCGCCTGCGCCCGCCCGTCGCGGTCCCGCCTACGCCGACGCCGCCTACGCCGCCTCCGATGGTGGGGCCTCCGGCGGCGGGGAACCCCTGGGGAGCGGTGAGCGAGCCGAGCACCGCCGTCGAGGCGGCCGTGCCCGCGGCGGCTCCACGCAGGCCGCGCACCCGGTCGATCAGCGGCCGGCCGGTCTCCGGCCGCGCGGCCGGATCCTTGGCCAGCATGGACATCACCAGGGCCGCCACCGGCGCGGGCACGTTGCCGGGCAGCGGAGGGGGCGTGTCGTTGAGGTGGCGCAGCGCGAGCGCCACCGGGGTCTCCGCCGTGAACGGCGGACGGCCCGCCAGGCACTCGTACGCCACCACGCCGAGGGAGTAGACGTCGCTCGCGGGGGTGAGGGTGTCGCCGGACGCCTGCTCCGGGCTCACGTACTGGGCGGTGCCGAGCACGAGGCCGGTCGCGGTCAGCGGCGCGGCCTCCAGCGCGCGGGCGATGCCGAAGTCAGTGATCTTGATTTGGCCGGTCTCGGTGACGAGCAGGTTCCCGGGCTTGACGTCGCGGTGGATCACCCCGGCCCGGTGGGCCGCGTGCAGGCCCCCGGCCGTCTGCTCCACGACGTCGAGCATGACCTCCGTCCCGAGCGCGCCGCTGCGGGCGAGGACCGCCGACAGCGGCTCGCCCTTCACCAGCTCCATCACCAGGTAGGCCACGTCGTCGGTCTCGCCGTAGTCGAAGACCTGAGCGATGCCGTGATCGGTCAGGGCGGCGGTGATCCGGGCCTCGGAGCGGAACCGTTCGCGGAAGGTCGCGTCGCCCGCCACGTGGCGGCCGAGCAGCTTGATCGCCACCTCCCGGCCCAGCAACTCGTCGTCGGCCCGCCAGACCTCGCCCATCCCGCCCGCGGCGATGGGGGAGGTCAGCCGGTACCGGCCGCCGAGCACCGTCTCGGTCACCGTCCGAGCACCGCCTGCATGACGTCGTGCGCGATCGGCGCGGCCACCGCGCCACCCGTGGCGTCGTTGCCCGCGCTGCCCGACTCCACGAAGACCGCCACGGCGACCCGCGGGTCGTCGACCGGGGCGAAGGCGATGAACCACGCGTGTGACGGCTTGCCCGGCGAGGTCTCCGCCGTGCCCGTCTTGCCCGCCACGGTCATGCCGGGGAGCCTGGCCGCGCCGCCCGTGCCGTGCTCGACCACGCTGATCATCATCTTGGTCAGCTCGCCGGCGACCTCGGGCGTGACGGCCTCGCTCAGCGACTCCGGGTCGGTTCCGTCGATCTCCGCGCCGTCGGGCCCGAGGACCTTGTTGACCAGGTACGGCTTCATCACCGTGCCCTGGTTGGCGATGCCGGCGGCGACCATCGCCATCTGCAGCGGGGTCATCTGGTTGCTCTGCTGGCCGATCGCGGTCTTGGCGAGCTCGGCCTTGCCCTCTTCCTTGCCGATACTGCTGCCCGCGACCGACAGCGGGATCGCCAGCGGCTGCCCGACGCCGAACTTCCCGGCCTGCTCCTTGAGCTTGTCCCAGCCGAGCTCCATGCCCATCTTCGCGAACGGCGTGTTGCAGGAGATGGTCAGCGCCTGGACCAGCGTCGCCCGGCCGCCGCAGGACTCCCCGTGGTAGTTCGGCAGCGAGATGCTCGTGCCCGGCAGCGGCAGCGAGTCGGGCGCGTCGACCTGCGTGTTCTCGTCGCGGGAGGAGTCGTCGCTGAGGTAGGCCGCCGAGGTCACCGTCTTGAACGTGGACCCGGGGGCGTACGTCAGGTCGATCGCCCGGTTCAGCAGCGGCTTGTCGCCGTCCTTGTCGAGCTTGTTGTACGCCTTGTTGACGTCTGACTTGTTCGCCCTCGCCAGCGGGTTCGGGTCGTACGACGGCACCGACACCATCGTCAGGATCTTTCCGGTCTTGGGCTCGATCGCCACGACCGCGCCGCGCTTGCCGGTGCTCGCCAGATCCTTGTACGCGATCTCCTGGGCCTTGGTGTCCAGCGTGAGGTCGACGCTCGCGCCCTTGGGGGGCTTGCCGCTGACCATGTCGATGGCCCGGCGGACCACCAGGTCGGGGTGCGAGCCGTCGAGGTAGCGGTTCATCGCGCTCTCGATGCCCGCGGCGCTCTCCGGCGCGAACCAGCCGACCACGTGGGTGAACGGCTTGCCCAGCGGATACTCCCGCTCGAACCGGAACTTCGGGTCACCGGTGTCGACGGTCTTGGCCAGGGTGGTCTTCGTGTTGTCGGCGGTGATCCAGCCCCGGTCGATCTTGTATCTGGAGTACAGCATCCGGACGTTGCGCGAGTCGTTCCGCAGGCCTTCCGCCTTCACCGTGCCCAGATAGGTCACGTTGGCCATGAGCAGGCCGAACATGATCAGGCAGGCCACGGCGACGCGCTTGAGCGTGCTGTTCATCGCTGCATCACCTGGGTCATCCCCTCGTCCTGGATCGCCTGTGGCGGCGGCCGGCGGGCCGCGTCTGACATGCGTACGAGCAGGGCGATGAGAATCCAGTTGGCGAGCAGGGCCGAGCCTCCCGCGGACATGAACGGCGTCACGAGACCGGTCAGCGGGATCAGCCGGGTCACCCCGCCGACGATGATGAACACCTGCCAGGCGAGGAGGAACGACAGCCCGCCCGCGAGCAGCTTGGTGAACGGGTCGCGGGCCGCGAGCGAGGTGCGCAGCCCACGCTGGACGATCAGCGCGTACACCATGAGGACGGCCATCAGGCCGGTGAGGCCCAGCTCCTCGCCCACGGCGTCGAAGATGAAGTCCGAGAAGGAGAAGGGGATCTCCCTCGGGTAGCCCTGGCCGAGGCCGGTGCCGAGGACGCCGCCGGACCCGATCGCGAACAGCCCCTGCATGAGCTGGTAGCTGCCGCCCGGCGAGCGGTAGTAGAGGTCGTTGGACTCGGCGTCCAGCCAGCCCTCGAAACGGGCCTCGACATGGCTGAAGACCTGCCCGGCCAGAACGGCGCCGCCCACGAACAGCAGCAGGCCGATGAGCACCCATGAGGTGCGCTGGGTGGCGATGTAGAGCATCGCGATGAACGTGCCGAACAGCAGCAGCGAGGTGCCGAGGTCCTTCTCGGCGACCAGGACCGCGATGCTGACGCCCCAGGTGATCAGCACCGGGCCGAGGTCGCGGGCGCGGGGCAGGTCGATGAACAGCAGCCGGCGGCCGGCCAGGGCCAGCACGTCGCGCTTGGCGACGAGATAGCCGGCGAAGAAGACGACCAGGGCCAGCTTGGCGAACTCGCCCGGCTGCAGGGAGAACGGCCCGAGGTTCATCCAGATCCGGGCCCCGTAGTGCTCGGTGCCGATCACCGGGAGCACGGGCAGGATGAGCAGCACGATGCCGGCGAAGCCGGCGGTGTAGGTGAAGCGCTGCAAGGCGCGGTGGTCCCTCAACACGATCAGTGTCGCGGAGAACATCACCACACCGAGCGCCGTCCACATGAGCTGGTTGGTGGCCGAGGCGCCGTCGATACCGGTCTGCTCGATCCGGTAGATCATCACCAGGCCGATGCCGTTGACCAGCGTCACGAGGGGAAGCAGCAGGGGATCGGCCCACGGCGCGAACTTCGCCAGCACGAGGTAGGCCGCGAGCATCAGACCGCCGAGGCCGAGGCCGTAGCCGAGCATGCCGGACGGGACCTTGCCGTTGATCCCGAGCCCGACGCCGGCGTACGCGCCCATCACGATCAGTACGGCGAAGGCGAGCATGCCCAACTGGGCGCCGCGCCGCTTCGCGGTCATCGGTACGGGCGTGGCTTCGACAGCAGTCACTTAGCGGACCTCGTGGGGGTCGGTGTCGCCCCGGTGTCCGTCGTGGACGTCGCCGAGGCGCCGAAGTTCTTGATCCTGGTTATCCCGGCCTGAAGGTCGTCGACCGGGATGCCGGTGCGGACCTGGTCCTGCTGGACCGCGGGCAGCGCCGAGACGTGGATGTCGTCGGTGTAGGCGACCTTTTTGAGGGACACCGGCCCGACCTCCGCGTCGACGCCCTGGAAGACGACGAGCCTGTCCCCGCTGGCGCCTATGTAGAACTGGCTCTGGGTCCACTCGTAGCCGAAGTAACCGCCGAGCCCGAGCGCGACGGCGACGACCAGCACGCCGGCGGCGACCTTCGGGCCCGAGCGGCGTTTGCGGGCCCGCCGCCCCGACGACTGGATCTCCCGTACGGGCTCGTCGCCGAGGTCGTCGTCGGTGATCACGGGCTGCGGCGCGGTGACCGTGGCGGCCCGGCCGGCCGGCGTGTCGGGCGGCGCGGGGGAACGCCCCCGGCCGGAGCCGGCCGCGCCGACGACCGCCGCGGCCAGGGCCGGCGGCTGCACGTCGTCCACCTCGATCACATCGGCGACCACGCAGGTGATGTTGTCCGGCCCGCCGCCCCGGTTGGCGAGGTCGATGAGCTGCCGGACGACGTCCTCGGGATCGTCGACGGTGGTCAGGGTGAGATGCAGGGTCTCGGCGCTGACGACGGTGGACAGGCCGTCCGAGCACAGCAGGTACCGGTCGCCCACCTGGGCCTCCCGGTCCTGCAGGTCTGGATCGACCTCGCCGCTGCCGTCGAGCGCCCGCAGCAGGATCGAGCGCTGGGGATGGTTGGCGGCCTCCTCCTGGGTGATCCGCCCGTCGTCCACCAGCGACTGCACCAGCGTGTGGTCATGCGTGATCTGGTACAGCTCGCCGTTTCTGAGCAGGTAGGCCCGGGAGTCGCCCACATGGACCAGGGCGAAGTGCGGGCCGTTCCAGAGCATCGCGGTGAGGGTGGTGCCCATGCCCTTGAGGCTCGGGTCCCGGGCCACCATCGCGTGCAGCTGGTGGTTGGCGTCCCGGACCGCGGCCTCGATGGCGCCGAGCAGGTCACCGCCGATGGCGGCGTCCCGGTCGAGGGACGACATTGCGGCGATGGCGACCGAGCTGGCCACCTCGCCGTGGGCATGCCCGCCCATGCCGTCGGCGACGGCCAGCAGGCGGCCGCTGGCGTACGCCGAGTCCTCGTTGCCTTCACGGAGGAGCCCGACGTCCGAGCGAGCGGCGTAGCGGAGTGCGATGGTCATTTGCGCAATTCGATGACGGTCTTGCCGATGCGGATCGGAACTCCGAGGGGCACCGGCGTCGGGCGGGTGACTTTCGAACGTTCGAGGTACGTGCCGTTGGTGGAACCGAGGTCTTCCACGATCCACTGGCCGTCCTGCGGAAAGAGCCGGGCGTGCCGACTCGAAGCGTAGTCGTCGCTGAGTACCAGCGTGGCGTCGTTCGCCCGGCCGATGGTGATTGGCGTCTCCGTGAGGTTGATGATGGTCCCTTGCAGGGGGCCACCGGTGACGATGAGCTGACGTGGTTCGCCCTTCTTGGGCTTGGACACCGGTCGTGGTTGCTTGGCCGGTTTCCGTTGCGGTGCGGGAGCCGCGCGCGAACCGAACAGGTCTGTCCGCATGACGCCGACCGCGGCGATCACGAAGAACCACAGCACCGCCAGGAAGGCGAGCCGGATCAGCAGCAGCGTTAGCTCGGACATGGACCGTCTGTTACCTCTAATCGCGCCGGAACACCAGTGTCGTGCGGCCGAGGGTCACCCTCGTACCGTCCTGCATCTCGACCCTGCGGACCGGCTGGCCGTTGACGAAGGTGCCGTTGGTCGACCCCAGGTCCACGAGCGCGACCTGTGGGCCTTCCACCCGTAGCTCGGCATGATGCCGCGATACGCCGGGATCCACCAGTCGTAGATCACAATCGGTTCCGCGCCCCAGCAACGTCACCGGGGTGGTCAGCTCGTACGAGCGCTGCCCCTGAGGGTCGTCCTGGGTCGAGACCAGCAGCCGGGGCCGGCCCTGGAACGCGCTGGGCCGGCTGGCGGGCAGGTCACTCGGGGGCTGCCGAATCTCGTCCTGCTCGACCGTGGCGCCACGGATCACGCCCGACCGGATGCGGAACAGCCCGACCGCGAGGTCGTCGGCGGTCTCGAAGCGCACCCGCACCGGCCCGACGAACGAGTAGCCCTGCTCCTTGGCGTACTCCCGGGCCAGCGTGGCGAGCTCGTGGCTGATGCTGTCGGCGTACACCTCCAGGCGCTCGCTGTCGGTCGTCGACAGTTCCACCACGAAGTCGTTCGGCACGAGCGTGCGACCCTGAGCGACGATCGCGGCGCGCTCGTCCATCTCCCTCTGCACGGCGCTGGCAACCTCGACCGGCTGGAGGTCGGACTTGAACGCCCTCGCGAAGGCCCCTTCAACCATCCCTTCGAGCCTGCGCTCGAAGCGCTGAAGGACTCCCATCGGATACCTCCCTTCCACTTACGTCTATGGTCGCGACCGCTCCGGTGCTTCGCTGAGCTCCGTCGCATCGTCGTTGAGAAGGATCGTATCCGGGTTCGGTAGCACGGGCGGATACGTGCTAACCTTTCCAGGCACCCAGAGATGGGGACCAACCGCAAGGGCAAGTGGCGGAATGGCAGACGCGCACGGTTCAGGTCCGTGTGTCCGAAAGGACGTGGGGGTTCAACTCCCCCCTTGCCCACGAGAAAGCAGCCTCGCATGGTCGGAAGCAGAGCTTCCTCCCCGCGAGGCTTTCTCTTTGTGTCGCGCGAGCCGCGGCCCCACGTGGTCGGGAGTGAGCGCACGTCGGGCATCTCCTTCCGGCCCGTACGGCGTCGGGCCCCGGTCCACAGGTCGGTGACGCGCCGGGGGCCCCGGTGATCGGGACCCGCGATCGCGCACTGCACATTCTCCGGAGACCGGCTTTCAAACCACTTTCCGCGCGCTTGCGGGCTCCGGCCGGATCAGGCCACCAGCAGTTCGCCCAGCAGGGTGGTGAGATCGATCACACCGACGGGCGTGCCGCCCGCGTCCGTGACCAGCCCGAGCTGGGCGTGGGCCTCCTGGAGCAGGGTCACGGCGTCGGAGATCGTGGTGCCCTTCGCCATGCGGGGGACCGGCGTCGCCAGTTCGCCGGCCCGGTGGTCGGGCCGCACGATCGCGTCGCGCACGTGGCACACCCCGACCACGTCGTCGGGGGTGACCACCAGCATGCGCAGGCTTTCGACGCGCGCCGCCGTCCGCCGTACGAGCAGGGCGTCCGCACCGGCGGGCACCGACGGCGCCTCGCCCACGGGCACCATGAGGCGCTCCACCGGCTGGGAGTGGACCCGCAGAGCGCGGGTGAGCAGGTCGTGTTCGTCGCGGTCGAGCATGCCCATCCGGCCCGACTCGGCGACCAGCATGGCGAGCTGGCCGGGCGTGCGGGTGGTGGCGAGCTCGTCGCGCGCGTGCACGCCGAGCAGCCGCAGGATGCCGTTGGTCAGCCCGTTCAGGGTGGCCAGGACCGGGCGGACGATCCAGGCGAAGCCGCGGAACGGCAGCGCCAGCCCCATCGCGGCGCGCTCGGGGTGGGTGAGCGCGAGCGACTTTGGCGCCATCTCGCCCACGACCATGTGCAGGAACGTCACCAGGGCGAGCGCCACGACGTACGCTGCCGGGGTGCGCAGCGACTCCGGCAGCAGCGCGAGGACCGGCTCCAGCAGATGCTCGATGGAGGGCTCCGCGACCATGCCGAGGCCCAGGGAGCTCAGCGTGATGCCGAGCTGCGCCCCGGCGAGCATGAGCGACAGCTCGCGCCCGCCGCGCACCGCCGCCCGAGCCGTGATCTTGGCCAGCCGGCCGCCGCCCGCGGCGATCTCCTCCAGGCGGTGCCTGCGGGCGGACACCAGGGCGAACTCGGCCGCCACGAAGACGCCGTTGGCGGCGAGCAGGAAGATTCCGAGCAGGACTCCGGTCAGCGCGCTCATGCGGGCCTGCCCTGGAACAACGCGGAGAACAGCTCGGGGGCGTAGTAGACGCCGCCGGAGGGCTCACGGGCCGCCGCGTGGGCGTCCTCGGCCTCCCGCCGTTCCCCCATCTCCGCCGACAGCCGGATCCACTCGGGGATCCGCCGGCGCACGCTCTGGACCGTGAGCACGGCGTGCCGCCTGTCCTCCTCGTCGTCCTCGAAGAGGTGCGGCTCGGGCACGAGAGGGGAGACGACCTCGTCGCCCGGTTCCGCCATGCGGCCGAGGGCGGCGAGGACGAGCCCGCCGACGGTCTCGTAGTCCTCGCTCTCGGGCAGCCGGATGTGGGTGGCGCGCTCGACCTCGTCGAGGCGGAGCGTGCCCGGCACGTCCCAGACGTGATCGCCGCGCCGTACGACGCCGAGGGGCTCGGGGTCGTTCTCGTCCACCAGTTCGCCGACCAGCTCCTCGGCGAGGTCCTCCAGGGTGACCACGCCGGCGAGCCCGCCGTACTCGTCGATCACACAGGCGAACGTCTCGCCGGCGGAGGTCAGCCGGCGCAGCAGCTCGGGCAGCGGCAGCGTCGCGGGGACGAGGACCGGCGCGCGGGTGATGCCGCCGACGAGCCCGTCGGCCGGGGAGCCGGCCTTCAGATACTCGGTCAGCCCGGTCACGCCGACGACGTCGTCGGCGTCGGTGCCGAGCACGGGGTAACGGGAGTGACCCTGGGCGCGCAGGGCGTCGAGCAGGTCGGACACCGGCCACTCGGCGCGCAGCGAGACGACGCGCGGGCGGGGGACCATGACGTCCTCCGCGGTGCGGTCGCCGAACTCCAGCGCCCGCTCCAGCGTCTCGGCCAGCCGGGGTGGCAGCTCTCCGGCGGCGGCGGACTCCGACACGATGCGCGACAGCTCCTCGGGGGTCGCGCCGTGTTCGAGCTCCTCCACCGGCTCGATGCCGAACAGGCGGACCAGCCTGGCCGCCGCCGTGTCGAACAGGCGGATGACCGGCCCGGCGACCGCCAGGTAGATCTCCGTCGGGCGGACGAGGGCCTTGGCGACCTCCTCGGGCCGCGCGATGCCGAGGTTCTTGGGGGCGAGCTCGCCGATGATCATCTGGACGACGGTGGCGATCACGATGCCGAGCGCCACGGAGACGCCGGGCACGGCCGCGCCGGGCAGTCCGGCCGCCTCCAGGGGGCCGCGCAGCACGCCCGCTATCGCGGGCTGGGCGATGAAGCCCACCAGCAGGGTGGTGACGGTGATCCCCAGCTGCGCGCCGGAGAGCATGAACGACAGCCGTCCGGTGACGTCGAGGGCACGGCGGGCGGCGTCGTCGCCCGCCGCCGCCTGCTCACGCAGCGCGCCGCGGTCGGCGGCGACGTAGGCGAACTCCTGCGCGACGAAGAAGCCGGTGGCGAGGGTCAGGACGAGAACGGCAAGTAGACCGAGGGCGGCGCTCATCGGGCGCCCATCGTATGATCATGGGAGCCCGTGCCGAGGCACGGGCCGGTACTCCAGGGGTCCGGAACGGACACGTCGATCCTTTCGCGTGGTCGTCTACCACCGTAACGGCTGGAATCTCTCCTGTGTTTCCCGGCGGCGTTTACTGGCTGCTTAGAAGCCGCCTGAGTACCGTGAAGGAGGGGGCCCATCGGCAAAGACTTCCGCCGGTGAGGTCAAAGCGGTGGTCAGGACGCTGAGGGGCTGGGGATTTCACGTGGCCGACGAGAACGAGGCGACCCGGGCGATCCGCCGCCCGGCGGAGCCCCAGGCTGCCCCCCTCGGGGCGCCCAGGTCAGAGGACAGGGCCGACGAGGGGCCGGGCGGAGCGCCCGGGAAGGGATCCGGCAGGGACGACACGGTCCCCCGCGTCCGCTCCAAGGTGTACGGCAAGCCGCGCTCGGGCAGCGCTCCGGTCCGCCCGATCGGGGGGAGCGGGCGGACGCCCGGGGGCCCGGAGGACGCCCCGCACCGGGACGGCGGCGGGCCGGACGGCCGGGAGGCCACCGCGCGCGGCGGCGGGTCCGGAAGCGGCTTCGGCGGGTTCGGCGGCGGGCGTGGCGGCGGGCCCGGCGGGTCCGGCGGCAGGCGCGGTCCCCGGGTGACCGGCAGGACCGTCGTCCGGATCGTCGTGGTGCTGGTCGTGCTCCTGCTCGTCGCCGCCGTCGCCGGATATTTCATGATCAGCGCCCGGCTGCACTCGGTCGAGGCGATGACCGACTACGACAAGCGGGCCGCCGAGACGCCGGGTGAGGACTGGCTGCTGGTCGGCTCCGACAGCCGGGCGGGCCTCACGGCCGCGCAGCGCAGGAAGCTGGCCACCGGCAAGGCGGTCGGCAAGCGCACCGACACGATGATGCTGCTCCACATCCCCTCCGACGGCCGGCCGACGCTGGTCAGCCTGCCCCGCGACTCGTACGTCCCCATCGAGGGGCACGGCAGCGGCAAGCTGAACGCGGCCTACGCCTACGGCGGGCCGAAGCTGCTGACCAAGACGGTCGAGCGAGTGACCGGCATCCGGATCGACCACTACATGGAGATCGGCTTCGGCGGGTTCGTCGGCATCGTCGACGCGATCGGCGGGGTCAACATCTGCGTCAAGCAGAACATCGACGACCACAAGGCCGGGATCAACCTCAAGAAGGGCTGCCAGGACATGGACGGCGGCACCGCTCTCGGCTACGTGCGCACCAGGAAGACCGGCGCCATCCCCGACTTCGACCGCACCCAGCGGCAGCGGGAGTTCTTCTCCGCCGTGGTCCAGAAGGCGGCGAGCCCCGGCACGCTGCTCAACCCCTTCACCTCGGTGCCGCTGGCGCTGAGCGCGGCCGACTCGGTCGCCGTCGACCCCGGCACCGGCCTGTTCGACCTGCTGTCGGTGGGCCTCGCCATGCGCGGCGGGCCCGTCACGACGGCCGTGCCGATCGGCTCGCTGCCGACCATCGGCGGTCAGGCCGTCGTGAAGTGGGACACGCAGAAGGCGCTGCGCCTG is a window of Microbispora sp. NBC_01189 DNA encoding:
- a CDS encoding DUF3662 and FHA domain-containing protein, producing MGVLQRFERRLEGMVEGAFARAFKSDLQPVEVASAVQREMDERAAIVAQGRTLVPNDFVVELSTTDSERLEVYADSISHELATLAREYAKEQGYSFVGPVRVRFETADDLAVGLFRIRSGVIRGATVEQDEIRQPPSDLPASRPSAFQGRPRLLVSTQDDPQGQRSYELTTPVTLLGRGTDCDLRLVDPGVSRHHAELRVEGPQVALVDLGSTNGTFVNGQPVRRVEMQDGTRVTLGRTTLVFRRD
- a CDS encoding hemolysin family protein — its product is MSALTGVLLGIFLLAANGVFVAAEFALVSARRHRLEEIAAGGGRLAKITARAAVRGGRELSLMLAGAQLGITLSSLGLGMVAEPSIEHLLEPVLALLPESLRTPAAYVVALALVTFLHMVVGEMAPKSLALTHPERAAMGLALPFRGFAWIVRPVLATLNGLTNGILRLLGVHARDELATTRTPGQLAMLVAESGRMGMLDRDEHDLLTRALRVHSQPVERLMVPVGEAPSVPAGADALLVRRTAARVESLRMLVVTPDDVVGVCHVRDAIVRPDHRAGELATPVPRMAKGTTISDAVTLLQEAHAQLGLVTDAGGTPVGVIDLTTLLGELLVA
- a CDS encoding hemolysin family protein, with amino-acid sequence MSAALGLLAVLVLTLATGFFVAQEFAYVAADRGALREQAAAGDDAARRALDVTGRLSFMLSGAQLGITVTTLLVGFIAQPAIAGVLRGPLEAAGLPGAAVPGVSVALGIVIATVVQMIIGELAPKNLGIARPEEVAKALVRPTEIYLAVAGPVIRLFDTAAARLVRLFGIEPVEELEHGATPEELSRIVSESAAAGELPPRLAETLERALEFGDRTAEDVMVPRPRVVSLRAEWPVSDLLDALRAQGHSRYPVLGTDADDVVGVTGLTEYLKAGSPADGLVGGITRAPVLVPATLPLPELLRRLTSAGETFACVIDEYGGLAGVVTLEDLAEELVGELVDENDPEPLGVVRRGDHVWDVPGTLRLDEVERATHIRLPESEDYETVGGLVLAALGRMAEPGDEVVSPLVPEPHLFEDDEEDRRHAVLTVQSVRRRIPEWIRLSAEMGERREAEDAHAAAREPSGGVYYAPELFSALFQGRPA
- a CDS encoding LCP family protein; translated protein: MADENEATRAIRRPAEPQAAPLGAPRSEDRADEGPGGAPGKGSGRDDTVPRVRSKVYGKPRSGSAPVRPIGGSGRTPGGPEDAPHRDGGGPDGREATARGGGSGSGFGGFGGGRGGGPGGSGGRRGPRVTGRTVVRIVVVLVVLLLVAAVAGYFMISARLHSVEAMTDYDKRAAETPGEDWLLVGSDSRAGLTAAQRRKLATGKAVGKRTDTMMLLHIPSDGRPTLVSLPRDSYVPIEGHGSGKLNAAYAYGGPKLLTKTVERVTGIRIDHYMEIGFGGFVGIVDAIGGVNICVKQNIDDHKAGINLKKGCQDMDGGTALGYVRTRKTGAIPDFDRTQRQREFFSAVVQKAASPGTLLNPFTSVPLALSAADSVAVDPGTGLFDLLSVGLAMRGGPVTTAVPIGSLPTIGGQAVVKWDTQKALRLFEALAADKQVPKDVITK